ATATTTGGAGTGTGTGcttaaaacatcacaaaaatttaacaaatcaatcaaataagaaaaaaagatcaGTATAGTCCGTTTCAATGCAATAATAAGGACTAGAATATAgcaattaaatacaaaaatctgaaaaaactAACTTTAAAAGCAAGACTATATCTTACCAAAacataattaattaaaaatattaatgcttaaatacattaaaatcagacaaaaaggagaaaagcaCAGGTAACTGGACATGAACTTTATTGAAAAACTCCGATGAGCCCTCATTCATTGTTCAGTGCACGCTCTGGTGATGTAATGCAAATTTTAAGAAATTTGCAttacatcttaaaaaaaaaaattggttcaTTTGTTATAAAAAGTTATCTTTGTTATCTGTTATAGACTTTTAGAATGTTTGGCTAGATTAGCTAAATTATAATCCGCTGATATAATAAAGATAAGCTCAAAGAAAACTAGATAAAGGATGTGTTTTTAGTTCAGGAATTCAGTCAGGTCTCAGTTATAGAACTGGTTTTAAAGGATCATCAACACATAGGGTCATATTTAAAACTTCTGCCAATTCAGAGTCACCAGCGCAACTCAAAacgcatttatttttttatatccGAGTACTCAGAGACAACCCAttagaagaacatgcaaactccacgcaggTCTCAACTCAACCTGAACTGACGACCTTTCTTgcaatgagagaaaaacaaaaagtctaCCTGATCAATGACATCTTTCTTGGCTGATCTCCACAGTATCTGAGCGATCACGTTGTACAGAGGCTCCGTGTTCCCTCGCCGATAGGGCCGATACAGCAGCTGGTCCCACCAGTGTTTCACCCAGTACGGGTCGACGCCCAGGAAAAGCACCAGGCCGTAGAGATCtaaacaaagaacaaaaccaTTCAGATCAGTCTATTAGGATCATTTCCTTAAATTCTGAGGGTTTGGGGTactttcagaaaaacaaatggcTGTGTAGCAACCAACAGTGCAATGACTGCCAGTGATGGATAATGTaaaaaatgaattacatttacAAATAACATTCTCAAACTGTTATTAGAAAATGTTTTTGGCAAGTAATGACGATATTGGTTGTGACATGGTGAAGGGATTTTTTTGATCTCAGTACCTTCCAGGCCCCTCTGCACAGGAGTGCCGCTGACGCACCAGCGGTTGACGGACGCCAGGCGCAGGGCCATTTCTGCAGCCttagaggaaaaataaatcagaaccAAATCGCGGCGGCACGTGACGTGTCGACCCGTGCCTCTCGGCTCACCTTCGCCGTGGGACACTCGACCATCTGAGCCTCGTCCAGGCAGATCCGCCACCACTCCACGGCCACCAGAGGACTGGGCACGGCCATGTAGCGCTTCTGGTTGCGGAAGCGGCGGCCgtctttgctgttgctgtgggGAATGTCGACGTAGTTGAGCTCGGAGCGCAGCACGTCGTAGGTGGTGATGACCACGTCCTGCTCGGCGAGCATGTGCGGCTGGATGAAGCCGTGTTTCTTCACACCCTGATACACCtgagaggagaaacaggagtAAATACTAAAGCAGAATTAGAGCTACCGAGGCCAAATTATGGACCCGTGCTATCTCACCAGCACTCGTAACGAGGCGGATCTGATGTGGCGGTTGATCTCCTCCACCCACTGGTGGCAGATGGAGCTGGGGGAGATAATGAGCGTGGCGCCGGTGGACACCGGCTTCATGGCCACCAGGCAGTGGGGGCAGTAGAACGGAGTGGTCTCCAGGCTCTCTTCTTTGTAGTTGACGCAGTCTGCGTGCTGCCACAGCTGACAGTTCATGCACTGGACACGGGCCTTGTAGTCGATGATGCCCAGCTCGCCACAGATGCACTCGAAGCGGTAATCGGGGGTGTTGAAAGGGAAAACGGAAGCCCTGGTCGGGGTTTCTGCCTCCTCGAGCTGCGTAGACTCTTCGGGTGGATCTTCTGTTCTGCACGTTTCCTCTGCATCCGGCTCACTTTTATCCTGAGGCGCCTGTGAGAGTGCAGCGGTGGAATCGAGCGCGTCGTCCGACTGATCGGCTTTCTCAGTTCTTTCATCCCACTCCTCCTTTGCGGTCGTTTCGTCGGGTACGGGACAGTTGGATGTGGGTGAGCTGGGATCCGTCTGATCTTCCGAGAGGGAGTTTTGCAGAGCGGCCTCTGCCTTCTCCTTTGCTcgtctctgaaatgttttcctGGGCGTGCTCTCTATGGTTCTCATGCTCTGgcgaagaaaaacacagaaaaactcaGACATCAAGATGAAATCACATTTAAAGgattcaaaatttaaaaatcagAAACATTCTGTTTTTTCTTACAGACTTGGACGCTGCTGCcaaagttttctttgtttccttgtACTTCTTTCCCAGCTTGAATGAACCCGCCAGGCCGCGACCTTTGACCCGATCCACCACGCCTTCGTCGATGAGCTTCGTCAGCGTCTTCCTGATGTGGTTGCGGTTCTTCAGGAGGTCGTAGCCGTAAGTGGCGCGGATGTAGGTGAAGACGGCGTTGACCGAGGCTCCTTTGCCAGATCTCATCTCCTTTATTGCGGTGAGCAGCATGACGCGCACGGCTGCAGGAGAAAGTAACGATAAAAGCTTCAAATCGAGCTTCAAATGGTTCGGAGGTCAGAAAGGATGATGATGGACATACTGGGGTAGGATATCTTGATCTTCGGCTGAGCTTCAGATTTGCACCGAATCACTTTCTTCCTTTccaatggaggaggaggaacaaagTAATTCACAGATTTTCCCTGCAAGAACAAGAAATAAACcctcatgaaaacacagaacacacatcTTTCACTGGTGTGAGAGAAACAGGAACCGAGGTGAGTGACGgtgcagagacagaaaggaaaaacaacatcaaaaacaACCCGACTGGTCCTCACCACAGGCAGCGTGAGCGTCTCCTGTTCCAGGTCCTGTCGAGTGTGAAAGAGGATCAGCGCCAGGACTTCCACCGTCTTTCCCAGCCCCATCTCATCAGCCAGGATCCCACCGGGCCACTCGATGCCAGCCAGCGGGAACTCCCGAATCAAGCTGAAAGGAAACAGCGTGGCAATGAGGGGAAACGTCTTGTGAAAAACAAAGGTGGTACATATCCACAAATGTCCCTGCAGGGGCAGCAAATCTGGAGAGACAGTTCATGTTGGACAGTTTTGttgggaaagagagaaagacggTGTTGGAGATGTAGGAGAGGTGGCAGCATTTCATAGCAAGCTGCAGAAGCCGGTGAGGAAACTGAAGGCTGAGATGAGGGAGGCAGAGCAGTCGCTGATCTTGATTAAGGAGAATACAGAAGATGATCCACTGTGGAAATGCTGAACAGGAAAACTATCACAAGAAGAAATTTGCACAATAGCAGCATCTAAACTTCATGAATGAATTCCTTCCTTTAAAACACATGGAGAATGGGGCTCTTACCAGCCGGTGAATGGGTTGTAAAACAACTTCTTGCCACACAAAGCGACCAACTCCCGCCAGAGGAAATGCAGCGATTGCTctgtgaagacaaaaaaaagaatgattaaATGCATTTGTAAATGGTTGTAAAATATGGTGTGAGAGACAACTATCAAAACCCAGATTTAAAGTGAGATCTACACCTTTAGCTGAGGTGTTCCTGTATCGCTCTCTTTTCAGCATCCAGTTGACCGCCTGGCTCTGATAGGGCCGCAGTACAGGGAGAAGGGCTTTGTGTTGGACGTCGTAGGTCAACTCCTGGCTCCGGTCCTGGTGCAGCAGTCTGACATAATCATACAGCTCCTCCACATTTtgcctctccaggtcagtgtcgcactcttcctcctcattctcCACAACTTCTGGATGGAAAATACAAGGGAGAAAACGAATGTTCCTCAGTGGGAAGCAACTGTAATGTAAAGCTGTCATGAAGTTACAGAGCCTGGACGACTGCGAGCATCAGACTTCATGGCTAGACTTACCAGGAATAATGAAATCGTAGAAATATTCCATTAACTTCTGCATGAGTTGGTTTGCTTTCTTCAGCCGAGAGTTTCCCTCACTGAGGAACTCCGGCTTCCCGAGTCCAGTTTCCAGCAGGTAAATCCCCACCTGCCGAgcagagacaaacagcagcatgaataaataatgacttgacattttatttttgagaacTCCAGCTGTTTGAAATTTCATCGAGAATCTCGAGATTTCACAACGAAAATTCTTCCATACCTTCAGAAACTCATCGTCCGCCTGgtagcagagctgcagcaccctcctcttctgcagccagtccagatcctccagtGGGATTCGACTGAGGTTGCATTCTGCCGTGCACGTGTCCTCGCCAGGCCTCCACTGCAGTCCCGAGCTCTCGTCGGCGCTGCTGTAGCTGAGGCACAGCTGATCGCCCGTCCTGTGCAGCGTGAAAGCTCTTTCATCGCGGTCGGCCGGAAGCCAGGCCGGCCGGACGCTGAACTCCCCGATGAGGGCCTTCCAAACGTGGCCGAGCTTCAGGGCTGGCAGCACCGTGAgagccagagaagtggagacggAGGTGATGTCTGAAGAAGTGCCAGGGAGTTCCTCTGAGAAGCGGACAGAGCGGGTGAAACCGGCATCGGTGATGTCCTCCGTTGCAGGGAGGAAGGCGCTGCTGGGAGCGGAGTCTGCAGGAAGAAGGGAGCACGAGGGCGTCTGGTCGTCTTCCTGGATGGCCTCGTTCACACGGTCCTCCAGCATGTTCCAGTCCAGCCTCTTCTTGGCATCTTCATCCACCCTCACTGGAGGGGCCCGCTTCCTACGACTACTCATGGTGAAATCTctaaacaaagggaaaaaaaacatttaaaatatgttaaaattaaaattaatagAAACATATTAATACACTAAATTAGGTATAACATCTTTCATTAGGTTTCAGTTAGcataaaaaaaactggactCTTCAGATGGTTAAGGTTCTTCTAGTAGAAGTTAAGGTACATCTACTTGAAGCAGAGATGCTGTAAGTATCcttaaaaacattttactgtttccCAAAGAGCATTGAAGGTTAAAGGGACACTAAGTAAAATTTACATCATGCAGTCGTTGGTCTTTGGGTGGCAGTGTTCAGTCTCTTCTTCTGACTTTTCcaattttggttttttgtttctgtttctggttTCCAGTTGCAGACTGAATCAAGATAGTAAATGATGTGTGTACATCATGTTAATCATAAATAGCAATTGTAATCATTTTGAGATGAGACAAGACAAGTGTTGATTGAGTAAATTCACCAGAAGGATTCGTGAGAATTATAAGTGGTAATatcatgaaaacagacattttcaccTTGAGTTAACCTGAATTATCCAGCAAGCTGGAGTCAGCGGAATTGGttcaaatatgtttaaaatgaCCATCATCACTTAATTACCTGTGAAACCAACattaaaaaagccaaaaaacaaaatacaaatggaATATTGGCTCACATGTCACCAAGTATGGGAACAAGGGCCACGTGGCCAGTGGGCCAGCAGTTCACTAAGCCCGACGACTGATTATCAAAGAGCAACCTCTAGTGGCAAATAGAAGAAAAtcatgaaatttaaaaacttAATCTGATGACACAAAAATATGACAAcacttaaaataaaatagaacataaaaaaaaacaggaaattcaTATTTCAAGTGTAtattctcagtgttttgtttcaaTATCATGTCCATTCTGTTAATAGCTTATCTATTGGGCGGTCTTTTGAGTTTTTTACGACAAAAGCTTTAATATTCTAATAATCTCTGACCATATAAGAGTATCACTTATTGCTCCGTCAGTCTACTGTCTGTAtgtgtgaatgaatggaaaAACAGCTCCTGGTCTATGGCCTTGCCTGCTGCTATTATAGAAGACAAAGGCGTGCTGCACCTTGTTGAAATGTTGAAGTTCTTATTAGAATGCTGCTACTTTGTGCAGTCTGGCGGTGCAAATATTAACAACCCTCACTGAAGACCACCACCATGTGGCTGCAGGTGCATCAGAAGAGGTCTGACACCAGGAAATACACCTCCAGCTCATCTCCAGCCTAATGTAAACAATGTGACTCAAGCAGAAACgtgttgtttatgttttttataAACAATCAATGCTGTTTATGGAGTGATTGTTTACCCTCTTCCAGCTGGGTTTGATCCGTTTCGTGAACACGGATGTAAAGATCACAGTATTGATCAGATTAGTTACAGGCAATCAGAGTGAATAACAATCATCATCAGAATCAAACTGTGTCTCTGGGTGCAGCTAATGTCACTACTGGAATATATAGACTCACCTACAGCTTACATACAGTATCGTCTGTGTTGCCCAAAGCTAATCTGATTCTGAGAAAGAAATTATCCTACTGGTCCtcgaataaaaagaaaactcccAGTGAAAGTTTAATCGCTCTGAGAAGGAAGCTGCAATGTAGCGCTATTATACAACGAGCGGACTTTATCACAACACTGCGCATTTCTCCGTTTTGccgaataaaaaaaagaggaagcagaATTACTTGTGTGACTCTCCTTTAAACCGCTCCGGTTTTTAATAGCTGTCTGAGGAGTCGTCTCATGTTGAAGCGGCTCTGCTTAGTCCAGCGTGAAATCaccaaaacatttcatttacagAAAGCACTGTCCGACATTTTTAAACCCAGGAAGTGACGTCAGACGGGAGGAACTGTGATGTCATGACGCAAAGAATAAACGTTCGCAtaatttttaaatataaatcaaTACATTCCAGcaattgtgtgttttccataCAAAATATAATGCAATTTTTCAATAGtatcaaaaataataaagacTTAAAAGCAAGTCAGAACCAAAATGTGTTTGGCTTCCGGTTGCTGAACGATGTCATAGACaacatttctgcttttcattcCTCATGTAAACATCGCTCGATAACGCGTGGATCATAATTTAAAGCCCCTGGCTCCAGTCTATTTGTTTTCTTGGTTATTTCTTTGTCATTTAAAGTGCATTTTTTAAGTTGTATTTTCTATGTGTGGAATAAAGTCCAGAAACAAAACGTTCATTCAttaattgattaaaaagaattaaaataaaaacataaataaatatgaaataccATGTATGGCATCGTTCAGTTTTTCCAAGTTAGTTTGTTACCCAACGATTTTCGttttggaaaaaagtttggGGTTATACATGTAGTACGAAATAACCGCCACTTGGAGGCAGCAAAGTCTTCTCCTTTTTTcggggctgctgcagctgtgaaaTAAAAGTGCATCACATCTGTCGGAGCCAGACACGACCCAGGAAACATCATGTATGTAAAGTTTGACAGTCCCTTTTTAGTCTACATGCAGAGTATGATCAACCCCAAAACTTCACTTTAACTTGATATAAATGTGTTGGTTTTTCACGTCATTAAGTCTGTGTtaaaaattctatttttttttttttttatgaatcacCTCCACATTTCTCCTTCAAATTGCCACAGATCGATGCTTCACCGTCTTTTCCGGACGTGTATGTATCGTGAGTCCAAATCAGGGACACTGCAGTGAGAGTAACCTGCTTTCAAGatgcagtgaggaagaggagaataTGGGGGCATCTCATCAtcagtgcagagagagagagagagagagagagagagagagagagagagagagagagagagagagagagagagagagagagagagagagagagagagagagagagagagagagagagagtcccaCTGTGTTTTGTCGGTTAAAGAGTCGGAGTCCAGTCTGGATGCTTCAGAGGAGACTCATTCCCACCATGTCCCGAGCTGCCTCCTGCAGGTAGGTTAAGTCATCTCATACGGGGAAGGAAATATGATGCTTTGCAGACACCCTCCCCCCAAAACATGCGACTGCCCTCCTTAAACTACTTGAATATTCAGTCGCTGCTGTCAATTAGGATTAGCTCTCAGTAATTAGGATGCATGTGCATGCCAGTGACGATCCTCAGTGTTTTTGTCCTGTGAATGACTCCGGTGTTTAGCTCCAAGGGATGTGGATGCGGAGTCAGCAGGCAGACGGTGAGGAAAAGGTTCAGGTGGAGCGGATATTTGGTTTGTACGTGATGTTAGAGAGgtaaaagttgaagaaacagtaGCAGGTTGAAAAATAGAAAGAGCCACAACTATGTCGAtgggagctgtccatggtgctgaaagttgAAAAGGATCGTCCAGTACTGAAATCACGCCTCATTCCAACACTAAACATATAAAACCTTTAAAGCTTAACATTTTTTGGTCCAACATGTATCCAGTTTTTAGTGTGTATTTTGCAGTTTGAATGTTTATATTTGAAAAAATGATCCTTGATTCAAGAAAAGGGAGGGGAAACAAGCCTCCTTCAGTTATTTCAGACACTCGAACTGTCCCTGATTTACTGAAACGAACATATGCATGTGAAGTAACTGTTACATATCAAAATTCACGTTTacactgcttttattttctttttttaatttgtttaaattgaGTCACAAAAAGCTTAGAGATAGATGCATGCATTCACCCATCCATGTTTAAAATTAAGTGCACAAGACAATGCATTTTATCTTTGATAACACATTGGCAGAGTTAAATTGTTTCTACATGTTTCTCCACAGGTTTGTGCTCAAACGGAAGGTGCTGACTTAATGTTACCCAAAAAGGCTTGATGGGCTTCCGCTGTGACCAAGTGGACATGTTTCTTCCCTCAGCACCTGCAGCACAATGTTCAATATGATTCACCTGACAGTGATAAGCATTTTGTATTTGCCCGTTTTGGTGTTTGAGGCGTTTGTTTTGTCCAAAGGGAAGTATGAGAGGTCGGCGATGCCCACCTCTGCCTCCCGCCTCGTGGCGAGGATGGACGGGGACATTATAATCGGCGCCCTGTTCTCTGTCCACCATCAGCCGTCAGCTGAGAAGGTGGCAGAGAGGAAATGCGGGGAGGTCCGCGAGCAGTACGGCATCCAGAGAGTGGAGGCCATGTTCCACACCTTGGATCGGATTAACTCGGATCCAAACCTGCTACCCAACATCTCCCTGGGCTGTGAGATCA
Above is a window of Salarias fasciatus chromosome 19, fSalaFa1.1, whole genome shotgun sequence DNA encoding:
- the shprh gene encoding E3 ubiquitin-protein ligase SHPRH isoform X1, translating into MSSRRKRAPPVRVDEDAKKRLDWNMLEDRVNEAIQEDDQTPSCSLLPADSAPSSAFLPATEDITDAGFTRSVRFSEELPGTSSDITSVSTSLALTVLPALKLGHVWKALIGEFSVRPAWLPADRDERAFTLHRTGDQLCLSYSSADESSGLQWRPGEDTCTAECNLSRIPLEDLDWLQKRRVLQLCYQADDEFLKVGIYLLETGLGKPEFLSEGNSRLKKANQLMQKLMEYFYDFIIPEVVENEEEECDTDLERQNVEELYDYVRLLHQDRSQELTYDVQHKALLPVLRPYQSQAVNWMLKRERYRNTSAKEQSLHFLWRELVALCGKKLFYNPFTGCLIREFPLAGIEWPGGILADEMGLGKTVEVLALILFHTRQDLEQETLTLPVGKSVNYFVPPPPLERKKVIRCKSEAQPKIKISYPTVRVMLLTAIKEMRSGKGASVNAVFTYIRATYGYDLLKNRNHIRKTLTKLIDEGVVDRVKGRGLAGSFKLGKKYKETKKTLAAASKSSMRTIESTPRKTFQRRAKEKAEAALQNSLSEDQTDPSSPTSNCPVPDETTAKEEWDERTEKADQSDDALDSTAALSQAPQDKSEPDAEETCRTEDPPEESTQLEEAETPTRASVFPFNTPDYRFECICGELGIIDYKARVQCMNCQLWQHADCVNYKEESLETTPFYCPHCLVAMKPVSTGATLIISPSSICHQWVEEINRHIRSASLRVLVYQGVKKHGFIQPHMLAEQDVVITTYDVLRSELNYVDIPHSNSKDGRRFRNQKRYMAVPSPLVAVEWWRICLDEAQMVECPTAKAAEMALRLASVNRWCVSGTPVQRGLEDLYGLVLFLGVDPYWVKHWWDQLLYRPYRRGNTEPLYNVIAQILWRSAKKDVIDQIQIPPQTEEVHWLHFSPVEGHFYHRQHEVCSQDALVKLRKISDWSLKLGSLDRRTVNTILCPLLRLRQACCHPQAVRGEFLPLQKSTMTMEELLKSLQKKCRVECEEAHRQLVCALNGLAGIHIIRDEFVEAAEMYREVLRSSEEHKGRLKTDSLQRLHATHNLMQLLNAKHPGIPPTLRDDRLSEEAEQLRQHYMTKYDSEVADAHQALQPVLQNIKELRRKVKLNSPWWLEVIQRASRSATDDDLVSRVKNELTSSYKQQPNKLSMADKFRDACGLQFLLTTQMQDLMKSQKTVQDAVKSLEGPASQKVIDEATICHLRPMRLPLNNCVFCKADELFTDYESKLFSHTVKGQTAIFEEMIEDEEGLVDDRLPTTSRGLWATSETERTLKAILSFAKARRVDPELVEEGNTFMELFENWKKEYKVLHEYWMVLRNHVSAIDELGMATERLRVRLPDEPKPKLLHIIEPHEVEQNRVKLLNDQAVAKSQLQKKLGQFLYLTNLEKSQDKSTGGLNPEPCPICARPLGQEWAVLTCGHCFCNECIAIIVEQYSVGSRRRAIKCAICRQTTSHAEISYVFTTQSSSQDQDIPVKGSHSTKVEAVVRTLKKIQVTDPGAKCLVFSTWQSVLDIIAKALFDNNMEFSQINGIHKFQENLCSFKYEEKINILLLPLHTGSNGLNIIEATHVLLVEPILNPAHELQAIGRVHRIGQTKPTFVHRFLIKSTIEERMQAMLKTAEKSHTSTAMKHSEAAVLTVADLADLFTEDTEPLE
- the shprh gene encoding E3 ubiquitin-protein ligase SHPRH isoform X2, giving the protein MSSRRKRAPPVRVDEDAKKRLDWNMLEDRVNEAIQEDDQTPSCSLLPADSAPSSAFLPATEDITDAGFTRSVRFSEELPGTSSDITSVSTSLALTVLPALKLGHVWKALIGEFSVRPAWLPADRDERAFTLHRTGDQLCLSYSSADESSGLQWRPGEDTCTAECNLSRIPLEDLDWLQKRRVLQLCYQADDEFLKVGIYLLETGLGKPEFLSEGNSRLKKANQLMQKLMEYFYDFIIPVVENEEEECDTDLERQNVEELYDYVRLLHQDRSQELTYDVQHKALLPVLRPYQSQAVNWMLKRERYRNTSAKEQSLHFLWRELVALCGKKLFYNPFTGCLIREFPLAGIEWPGGILADEMGLGKTVEVLALILFHTRQDLEQETLTLPVGKSVNYFVPPPPLERKKVIRCKSEAQPKIKISYPTVRVMLLTAIKEMRSGKGASVNAVFTYIRATYGYDLLKNRNHIRKTLTKLIDEGVVDRVKGRGLAGSFKLGKKYKETKKTLAAASKSSMRTIESTPRKTFQRRAKEKAEAALQNSLSEDQTDPSSPTSNCPVPDETTAKEEWDERTEKADQSDDALDSTAALSQAPQDKSEPDAEETCRTEDPPEESTQLEEAETPTRASVFPFNTPDYRFECICGELGIIDYKARVQCMNCQLWQHADCVNYKEESLETTPFYCPHCLVAMKPVSTGATLIISPSSICHQWVEEINRHIRSASLRVLVYQGVKKHGFIQPHMLAEQDVVITTYDVLRSELNYVDIPHSNSKDGRRFRNQKRYMAVPSPLVAVEWWRICLDEAQMVECPTAKAAEMALRLASVNRWCVSGTPVQRGLEDLYGLVLFLGVDPYWVKHWWDQLLYRPYRRGNTEPLYNVIAQILWRSAKKDVIDQIQIPPQTEEVHWLHFSPVEGHFYHRQHEVCSQDALVKLRKISDWSLKLGSLDRRTVNTILCPLLRLRQACCHPQAVRGEFLPLQKSTMTMEELLKSLQKKCRVECEEAHRQLVCALNGLAGIHIIRDEFVEAAEMYREVLRSSEEHKGRLKTDSLQRLHATHNLMQLLNAKHPGIPPTLRDDRLSEEAEQLRQHYMTKYDSEVADAHQALQPVLQNIKELRRKVKLNSPWWLEVIQRASRSATDDDLVSRVKNELTSSYKQQPNKLSMADKFRDACGLQFLLTTQMQDLMKSQKTVQDAVKSLEGPASQKVIDEATICHLRPMRLPLNNCVFCKADELFTDYESKLFSHTVKGQTAIFEEMIEDEEGLVDDRLPTTSRGLWATSETERTLKAILSFAKARRVDPELVEEGNTFMELFENWKKEYKVLHEYWMVLRNHVSAIDELGMATERLRVRLPDEPKPKLLHIIEPHEVEQNRVKLLNDQAVAKSQLQKKLGQFLYLTNLEKSQDKSTGGLNPEPCPICARPLGQEWAVLTCGHCFCNECIAIIVEQYSVGSRRRAIKCAICRQTTSHAEISYVFTTQSSSQDQDIPVKGSHSTKVEAVVRTLKKIQVTDPGAKCLVFSTWQSVLDIIAKALFDNNMEFSQINGIHKFQENLCSFKYEEKINILLLPLHTGSNGLNIIEATHVLLVEPILNPAHELQAIGRVHRIGQTKPTFVHRFLIKSTIEERMQAMLKTAEKSHTSTAMKHSEAAVLTVADLADLFTEDTEPLE